The sequence ACAGTGGTGTTGACCACGCATTACCTGGAAGAGGCGCAAGAACAGTGTAATCGCATCGCGATGTTGAAACGGGGCAAAGTAGTTGCTCTCGATACAACTGCTGGTTTATTAAAACGCATATCAGGTTCACAATTGATTGTGCATTTGCTCCCAGGTGTGTCATTGCCAGAGGCTTTGCATCCGCTAGTATTGCAAGCCGGTAGCCATGAAGCAGCGGGTAAGTTTGCCTTACGGGTTACCGCGTTTAACGAAGTCGAGCCGATTTTGGCGACCTTACGGACCGCTGGCGTCGTCATTGATGACATGTATTTGCAGCAGGCCGATTTGGAAGACGTGTTTTTGCAAATTATGGATGGTAAAAGCGTGGACGGAATAAACATGGGCGGTGCCCGATGATTGGTTTTCAAACGTTATTTTATAAAGAAGTATTGCGGTTTTGGAAGGTCGCCACCCAGACTGTTGGCGCGCCGATTCTGACGGCAATGTTGTATTTGCTGATTTTTGGTCACGCTTTGAAGGGTCATGTTCAAGTGTATCCGGGCGTGGAATACACCGCGTTTCTGGTTCCTGGTCTAGTGATGATGAGTGTGTTGCAAAATGCATTTGCCAATACGTCGTCGTCTTTGGCGCAATCTAAAATGACTGGTAACCTGGTATTCGTCTTACTACCGCCGCTGTCACACTGGGAATTGTTCGGCGCTTATGTACTGGCCTCGGTTGTCCGCGGTGTCGTTGTCGGCGGCGGCGTCCTGCTGATTACGGGATTTTTTGTTGATTTATCGTTTGTTGCGCCGTGGTGGATCGTTATTTTTGCGGTATTGGGTGCAGGATTCTTAGGCACTATGGGTTTAATTGCAGGGATTTGGGCTGACAAATTCGATCAGTTGGCTGCGTTCCAAAATTTCCTGATTATGCCGGCAACATTTTTGGCTGGCGTATTTTATTCGATTCATTCGCTGCCGCCATTTTGGCAAGCGGTCTCCCATTTCAATCCTTTCTTTTACATGATTGACGGATTTCGTTATGGATTTTTTGGTCAGTCCGACGTTAATCCGTTTATTAGCCTCGCTATTATTTCGGTGTTCCTGTTGGTTCTGGCTACTATAGCGGTCCAGATGTTGAAGCAAGGGTATAAGTTACGCCACTAATTTTGGCTATCACGTCGGGCAACTGCCTTAAGCCACAAATCTAAGCCATGACGTTCACTGCGTTAAGTCACTAGTGACTTAACGCAGTGACACCGTTAAACTAGGGCAGTTTTGAATTAAGCTGGTTTTTAATGAGGTTCCTCGAACGAACTCATCAAACAGTTGCGCCACTCCGTTCACTGAGATCAATCACTACTGACTGAATTCAGTGACACCACCAAATTAATGCAGTTTTAAATCAATCAGGTTCTAATTATGTTCCCCACACCCGAACTCGTCAAAAGCTACATTGCGGCCGGCCTTACTTGCTCGCACCTGGAAGTTGAGGGCGATGGCCAGCATTTTACGGCGGTAATTGTTTCGGAAGCCTTCGCCGGACAGCGTCTGATTCAGCGTCATCAAATCGTTTATGCCGCATTGGGTGACCGCATGCGCGAAGAAATTCACGCGCTGTCGATGAAGACCATGACGCCTGAAGAGTTTCAAAAAAAGAGTGCATTGGCCTCTGATCAAAGTTAAGAAGAGTAAATATGGATAAATTGTTGATTCAAGGCGGTAACCGTCTGTCTGGTGAAATCATTATTTCTGGTGCAAAAAATGCCGCGCTGCCGATTTTGTGCGCCGGCTTACTGACTTCGGATCAGCTGGAGTTGGCTAACGTGCCAAACCTGCATGATGTCTCGACCATGCTAAAGCTATTGAACCAGATCGGCTTAAAGACCAAGC is a genomic window of Glaciimonas sp. CA11.2 containing:
- a CDS encoding BolA family protein, which gives rise to MFPTPELVKSYIAAGLTCSHLEVEGDGQHFTAVIVSEAFAGQRLIQRHQIVYAALGDRMREEIHALSMKTMTPEEFQKKSALASDQS
- a CDS encoding ABC transporter permease yields the protein MIGFQTLFYKEVLRFWKVATQTVGAPILTAMLYLLIFGHALKGHVQVYPGVEYTAFLVPGLVMMSVLQNAFANTSSSLAQSKMTGNLVFVLLPPLSHWELFGAYVLASVVRGVVVGGGVLLITGFFVDLSFVAPWWIVIFAVLGAGFLGTMGLIAGIWADKFDQLAAFQNFLIMPATFLAGVFYSIHSLPPFWQAVSHFNPFFYMIDGFRYGFFGQSDVNPFISLAIISVFLLVLATIAVQMLKQGYKLRH